The Streptomyces sp. NBC_01197 genome window below encodes:
- a CDS encoding TetR/AcrR family transcriptional regulator, with protein sequence MGSARGEGRRAEILRAALEVIAERGYRGTTLGALAERVGLTQQGLLHYFPSKDALLVAVLEARDRWDPGASARSGEAWPLELLGSLVEYNAMRPGIVQTFAALLGESVTDGHPAREFFTRRYVQVRGSMAATLRGEFGDRLPSGLTPEEVAPLLVAVMDGLQYQWLLDPESVDMPTAFRAFTTLLAGGAAG encoded by the coding sequence ATGGGGAGCGCGAGAGGCGAGGGGCGCCGGGCGGAGATCCTCCGTGCGGCCCTTGAGGTCATCGCGGAGCGCGGCTACCGGGGCACGACCCTCGGCGCGCTCGCCGAGCGCGTGGGCCTCACCCAGCAGGGGCTGCTGCACTACTTCCCGAGCAAGGACGCGCTGCTTGTCGCCGTGCTGGAAGCGCGCGACCGCTGGGACCCGGGCGCGTCCGCGCGCTCCGGCGAGGCCTGGCCGCTCGAACTGCTCGGCTCACTGGTGGAGTACAACGCGATGCGGCCCGGGATCGTTCAGACCTTCGCCGCACTGCTCGGCGAGAGCGTCACGGACGGGCATCCGGCGCGGGAGTTCTTCACCCGCCGCTATGTGCAGGTGCGGGGGTCGATGGCGGCCACCCTGCGCGGCGAGTTCGGGGACCGGCTGCCGAGCGGGCTGACGCCGGAGGAAGTGGCACCACTGCTGGTGGCGGTGATGGACGGCCTGCAGTACCAGTGGCTGCTCGACCCGGAATCGGTGGACATGCCCACGGCTTTCCGGGCCTTCACGACGCTGCTCGCCGGTGGTGCGGCGGGATGA
- a CDS encoding NAD(P)-dependent oxidoreductase — translation MADNTSVAVLGTGIMGAAMARNLCHAGLDVRVWNRTRSKAEPLAGVGAHVTDTPGEAVEDADVIITMVYDGAAALEAMTAAGPSLSAGTVWLQSTTAGTEGLLPLAALARQRGLVFVDAPVLGTKAPAEKGQLTVLAAGPGSVRDEVAPVLDAIGSRTVWVGDDGTTGAATRLKLVCNSWVLTLTHGTAEALALAAGLGVDPANFLDAVGGGSLDCGYLHLKAQAIVTEDYTPSFSVTTAAKDARLIVEAGRTAGVRLDVAAAGAERFRRAGALGHGDDDMAASYFASFEA, via the coding sequence ATGGCTGACAACACCTCAGTAGCTGTTCTCGGTACGGGCATCATGGGCGCCGCGATGGCCCGCAACCTCTGCCACGCCGGGCTCGACGTCCGCGTCTGGAACCGGACCCGCTCCAAGGCCGAACCCCTCGCAGGGGTGGGCGCCCACGTCACCGACACTCCAGGTGAGGCCGTCGAGGACGCGGACGTGATCATCACCATGGTGTACGACGGCGCGGCGGCGCTCGAAGCGATGACCGCGGCCGGGCCCTCGCTGAGCGCCGGGACGGTCTGGCTGCAGTCCACCACCGCCGGCACCGAGGGGCTCCTCCCGCTCGCCGCGCTGGCCAGGCAGCGCGGGCTGGTCTTCGTGGACGCTCCGGTCCTCGGCACCAAGGCCCCGGCGGAGAAGGGGCAGCTCACGGTCCTGGCGGCCGGCCCCGGCTCCGTACGCGACGAGGTGGCACCCGTCCTGGACGCCATCGGCTCCCGTACGGTCTGGGTCGGCGACGACGGCACCACGGGAGCGGCCACCCGGCTCAAACTGGTCTGCAACAGCTGGGTGCTGACCCTCACTCACGGCACGGCGGAGGCACTCGCGCTGGCGGCCGGTCTTGGCGTGGACCCGGCGAATTTCCTGGACGCGGTCGGCGGCGGCTCGCTCGACTGCGGCTATCTGCACCTCAAGGCACAGGCGATCGTCACCGAGGACTACACCCCGAGCTTCTCGGTCACCACGGCGGCGAAGGACGCCCGGCTGATCGTCGAGGCGGGACGCACGGCGGGTGTGCGGCTGGACGTGGCAGCCGCGGGCGCCGAGCGGTTCCGCCGGGCCGGGGCGCTGGGGCACGGAGACGACGACATGGCCGCGTCGTACTTCGCGAGCTTCGAGGCCTGA
- a CDS encoding ketoacyl-ACP synthase III, with protein MAKIKPSQGAPYARIMGVGGYRPTRVVPNEVILETIDSSDEWIRSRSGIATRHWASDEETVAAMSIEASGKAIADAGITADRIGAVVVSTVSHFAQTPAIATEIAHKLGTDKAPAFDISAGCAGFGYGLTLAKGMIVEGSAEYVLVIGVERLSDLTDLEDRATAFLFGDGAGAVVVGPSQEPHIGPTVWGSEGDKSETIKQTVPWSDYRDGKGRAKFPAITQEGQAVFRWAVFEMAKVAQQALDAAGIEAADLDVFIPHQANMRIIDSMVKTLKLPDHVMVARDVETTGNTSAASIPLAMERLLATGQAKSGDTALVIGFGAGLVYAATVVTLP; from the coding sequence ATGGCGAAGATCAAGCCCAGCCAGGGCGCCCCGTACGCACGGATCATGGGCGTCGGCGGCTACCGTCCGACCCGGGTCGTGCCCAACGAGGTGATCCTGGAGACGATCGACTCGTCCGACGAGTGGATCCGCTCCCGCTCGGGAATCGCGACCCGCCACTGGGCATCCGACGAGGAGACCGTGGCCGCGATGTCCATCGAGGCCTCCGGCAAGGCCATCGCCGACGCCGGGATCACCGCCGACCGGATCGGCGCCGTGGTCGTGTCGACGGTCTCGCACTTCGCACAGACCCCGGCCATCGCCACCGAGATCGCCCACAAGCTCGGCACCGACAAGGCGCCCGCCTTCGACATCTCGGCGGGGTGCGCCGGCTTCGGCTACGGGCTGACGCTCGCCAAGGGCATGATCGTCGAGGGTTCCGCCGAGTACGTGCTCGTGATCGGCGTCGAGCGGCTCAGCGACCTCACCGACCTGGAGGACCGCGCGACGGCCTTCCTCTTCGGCGACGGCGCGGGCGCGGTCGTGGTCGGCCCGTCCCAGGAGCCGCACATAGGCCCCACGGTATGGGGCTCGGAGGGCGACAAGTCCGAGACGATCAAGCAGACCGTGCCGTGGTCGGACTACCGCGACGGCAAGGGCCGCGCCAAGTTCCCCGCGATCACGCAGGAGGGCCAGGCGGTCTTCCGCTGGGCCGTGTTCGAGATGGCGAAGGTCGCTCAGCAGGCCCTGGACGCGGCCGGTATCGAGGCGGCCGATCTGGACGTCTTCATCCCGCACCAGGCCAACATGCGGATCATCGACTCGATGGTGAAGACCCTCAAGCTGCCGGACCACGTCATGGTCGCCCGTGACGTGGAGACCACCGGCAACACCTCCGCCGCCTCGATTCCGCTCGCGATGGAGCGGCTCCTGGCGACCGGTCAGGCGAAGAGCGGCGACACCGCGCTGGTCATCGGCTTCGGGGCGGGTCTCGTCTACGCCGCGACTGTCGTTACCCTCCCCTAG
- a CDS encoding ACP S-malonyltransferase, with product MLVLVAPGQGAQTPGFLTPWLELPGAADRVAAWSDAIGLDLVHYGTKADADAIRDTAVAQPLLVAAGLLSASALGDFVPDAVAGHSVGEITAAAFAGVLDDAAALGFVRTRGLAMAEAAAVTETGMAALLGGDPETVLPHLEKLGLTPANVNGAGQIVAAGTAEQIAALVDDKPDGVRRVMPLKVAGAFHTHHMAPAVAGLGRAAQDLVVADPAVPYISNADGEVVATGPDVIARLVNQVSNPVRWDLCMETAQRLGATALIEVCPGGTLVGIAKRAMPGVRTLALKTPDDLDAARALIAETQSPAADAAGA from the coding sequence GTGCTCGTACTCGTCGCTCCCGGCCAAGGCGCTCAGACGCCCGGCTTCCTGACTCCCTGGCTCGAACTTCCCGGTGCCGCCGACCGCGTCGCCGCGTGGTCGGACGCCATCGGGCTCGACCTTGTCCACTACGGCACGAAGGCCGACGCGGACGCCATCCGCGACACCGCGGTGGCCCAGCCGCTGCTGGTCGCGGCCGGTCTGCTGTCCGCTTCCGCGCTGGGCGACTTCGTGCCCGACGCCGTCGCAGGACACAGCGTCGGTGAGATCACGGCCGCGGCTTTCGCGGGCGTCCTCGACGACGCGGCGGCCCTCGGTTTCGTACGGACCCGCGGGCTGGCCATGGCCGAGGCCGCGGCCGTCACGGAGACCGGGATGGCCGCGCTGCTCGGCGGCGACCCCGAAACCGTGCTCCCGCACCTGGAGAAGCTCGGGCTGACCCCGGCGAACGTGAACGGCGCCGGCCAGATCGTCGCCGCGGGCACCGCCGAGCAGATCGCCGCGCTCGTCGACGACAAGCCCGACGGGGTCCGCAGGGTCATGCCGCTCAAGGTGGCCGGTGCGTTCCACACGCACCACATGGCTCCGGCGGTCGCCGGACTCGGCAGGGCGGCGCAGGACCTGGTCGTCGCCGACCCGGCCGTCCCGTACATCTCGAACGCCGACGGCGAAGTGGTCGCGACCGGCCCCGACGTCATCGCCCGGCTGGTCAACCAGGTCTCGAACCCGGTCCGCTGGGACCTGTGCATGGAGACCGCCCAGCGGCTGGGCGCGACCGCGCTCATCGAGGTCTGCCCCGGCGGCACACTGGTGGGCATCGCCAAGCGCGCCATGCCCGGCGTGCGGACGCTGGCGCTCAAGACACCCGATGACCTCGACGCGGCCCGCGCCCTCATCGCCGAGACCCAATCACCTGCCGCTGACGCGGCGGGGGCCTAA
- a CDS encoding aldose epimerase family protein, which yields MSSAQPEPFGRLPDGTPVHRWTLERGGTRVRVLTYGGIVQSAEVPDRAGAVAGVALGFPDLAGYLAFPGPYFGALVGRYANRIAGGVFELDGRTYRLPRNNPPNSLHGGDRGFDKRVWDAEATDHGVRLSRVSPDGEEGFPGRLAVSVTYSLTESGALRIAYEATTDAPTVVSLTNHSYWNLAGAGSGSAAGHELRIGASRVTPVDAELIPTGEQAPVAGTRFDFRQAREVGLGYDHNYVLDGPEAAELSDPASGRVLTITTSEPGLQLYTGDHIDAGPFGPGAGIALETQRFPDAPNRPEFPGAVLRPGSAFVSETVYGFSVR from the coding sequence ATGAGCAGCGCGCAGCCGGAACCCTTCGGCCGTCTCCCGGACGGCACCCCAGTCCACCGCTGGACCCTGGAGCGCGGCGGCACCCGGGTGCGCGTGCTCACGTACGGCGGGATCGTGCAGTCGGCCGAGGTGCCCGACCGGGCGGGCGCGGTGGCCGGGGTGGCGCTTGGGTTCCCGGACCTGGCCGGTTATCTGGCCTTCCCCGGGCCGTACTTCGGGGCGCTGGTCGGGCGGTACGCGAACCGCATCGCGGGCGGCGTGTTCGAGCTCGACGGGCGGACGTACCGGCTGCCCCGCAACAACCCGCCGAACAGCCTGCACGGCGGCGACCGGGGCTTCGACAAGCGGGTGTGGGACGCGGAGGCGACCGATCACGGAGTGCGGCTCTCGCGGGTCAGCCCGGACGGCGAGGAGGGCTTCCCGGGGCGGCTGGCCGTCTCCGTGACGTACAGCCTGACGGAGAGCGGTGCGCTGCGGATCGCGTACGAGGCGACGACGGACGCACCGACCGTGGTGAGCCTGACCAACCACTCGTACTGGAATCTGGCCGGTGCGGGCTCCGGCAGCGCGGCCGGGCACGAACTGCGGATCGGAGCCTCGCGGGTGACGCCCGTGGACGCGGAGCTGATCCCGACCGGCGAACAGGCGCCGGTGGCGGGGACTCGCTTCGACTTCCGGCAGGCCCGGGAGGTGGGCCTCGGCTACGACCACAACTATGTGCTGGACGGTCCGGAGGCGGCGGAGCTGTCCGACCCGGCGTCCGGGCGCGTACTGACGATCACGACCAGCGAGCCGGGGCTGCAGCTCTACACCGGTGACCACATCGACGCCGGTCCTTTCGGGCCGGGCGCCGGGATCGCGCTGGAGACCCAGCGCTTCCCCGACGCGCCGAACCGGCCGGAGTTCCCTGGTGCGGTCCTCCGGCCGGGCAGCGCGTTCGTCTCCGAGACGGTGTACGGGTTCTCCGTACGGTAG
- a CDS encoding DUF3145 domain-containing protein yields the protein MTTRGVLYLHSAPRALCPHVEWAVAGVLGARVNLDWIRQPASPGTWRSEFSWKGGTGTASQLASALRGWNLLRFEVTSEPCPAAEGERYSATPELGIFHAVTGIHGDILIPEDRLRAALARSLAGESDLEAEIARLLGKPWDDELEPFRYAGEGAPVRWLHQVV from the coding sequence GTGACGACACGTGGAGTTCTGTACCTGCACTCCGCACCTCGCGCGCTGTGCCCGCACGTCGAGTGGGCCGTGGCGGGTGTTCTCGGTGCGCGGGTGAATCTCGACTGGATCAGGCAGCCTGCCTCTCCCGGCACCTGGAGATCCGAATTCTCCTGGAAGGGCGGCACGGGCACCGCGTCCCAGCTCGCCTCCGCGCTGCGTGGCTGGAATCTGCTGCGCTTCGAAGTGACGTCGGAGCCGTGCCCGGCAGCCGAGGGCGAGCGCTACAGCGCCACGCCCGAGCTGGGCATCTTCCACGCCGTCACCGGAATCCACGGCGACATCCTGATCCCCGAGGACCGGCTGCGGGCCGCACTGGCCCGTTCGCTGGCCGGCGAGAGCGATCTGGAGGCCGAGATCGCGCGACTGCTCGGCAAGCCGTGGGACGACGAGCTGGAGCCGTTCAGGTATGCGGGCGAGGGCGCGCCGGTGCGCTGGCTGCACCAGGTCGTATAG
- a CDS encoding beta-glucosidase family protein, whose protein sequence is MAATPINDADPVREAAVEAALGALDLDTKARLLSGQDFWSLPAIPEIGLRSLVMSDGPIGVRGVRWTADDPSIALPSPTALAATWDPELARRAGVLLAQEARRKGVHVLLAPTVNLHRSPLGGRHFECYSEDPYLTGEIGTGYVRGVQGGGVGTTVKHFVGNDAETDRFTVDNLIAPRPLRELYLAPFEAIVRNARPWGIMTAYNTVNGTTMTEHRYLVNEVLRGEWQFDGFNVSDWTAARSTAGAVLGGLDVAMPGPATPYGEPLAAAVRAGEVPASAVDEAVRNVLRLAARVGVLDGAPPVVTELPPETDGRELAREIARRAFVLVRNEGGALPLDASKTRKVALIGAAARDARILGGGSATVFPARVVSPLDGLTAVLPDGAVSYALGADPSGQLATAGPGFALRAVCRDKAGRTIGVASVPGGRIQWVGSDLPEGVTHETLHTIEITGTFTPRESGEHTFGTRGLGGFRLTVGEQVLFDGDELPGDEADPFAAVFGAPVERGTATLTAGESVAITFEYTVFKSPAARLQAIGFSLMHRAPQRDPDELIAEAVAAAREADTAVVVVATTEEVESEGFDRKDLRLPGRQDDLVHAVAAVNPNTVVVVNAGSPVELPWREDVTAVLLSWFPGQEGGAALADVLIGAAEPGGRLPTTWPVALEDAPVRRVEPVGGELPYEEGVFIGYRAWDRAGTTPAYPFGHGLGYTEWGYESLQATATTATVRIRNTGTRTGRETVQVYVAPADPGTDRAARQLAGFATLEAAPGETVEVAVALSSRAFETWDESADTWARRPGTYEIRTGRSLTDTRLTATVTC, encoded by the coding sequence GTGGCAGCCACCCCCATCAACGACGCGGACCCGGTCCGCGAGGCCGCGGTCGAGGCCGCGCTCGGCGCGCTCGACCTCGACACCAAGGCCCGGCTGCTCTCCGGTCAGGACTTCTGGAGCCTCCCGGCGATCCCGGAGATCGGGCTGCGGTCCCTCGTCATGTCGGACGGCCCGATCGGGGTACGCGGGGTGCGCTGGACCGCCGACGACCCGTCCATCGCCCTGCCGTCACCGACCGCCCTCGCCGCCACCTGGGACCCGGAACTCGCCCGCAGGGCCGGGGTGCTCCTCGCCCAGGAAGCGCGCCGCAAGGGGGTGCACGTCCTGCTCGCGCCGACCGTCAACCTGCACCGCTCCCCGCTCGGTGGGCGGCACTTCGAGTGCTACTCCGAGGACCCGTACCTCACCGGCGAGATCGGCACCGGCTACGTCCGGGGTGTGCAGGGCGGCGGCGTCGGCACCACCGTCAAGCACTTCGTCGGCAACGACGCGGAGACCGACCGCTTCACCGTCGACAACCTCATCGCCCCGCGCCCGCTGCGCGAGCTGTACCTCGCGCCGTTCGAGGCCATCGTCAGGAACGCCCGCCCCTGGGGCATCATGACCGCGTACAACACGGTCAACGGCACGACGATGACCGAGCACCGCTACCTCGTCAACGAAGTCCTGCGCGGCGAGTGGCAGTTCGACGGATTCAACGTCTCGGACTGGACGGCCGCGCGCTCCACCGCCGGCGCCGTCCTCGGCGGCCTCGATGTCGCGATGCCGGGCCCCGCCACCCCGTACGGTGAGCCGCTGGCCGCCGCCGTCAGAGCGGGCGAGGTCCCCGCGAGCGCGGTCGACGAGGCGGTACGGAACGTCCTGCGGCTCGCCGCGCGGGTCGGCGTCCTCGACGGCGCGCCGCCGGTCGTCACCGAGCTGCCGCCGGAGACCGACGGGCGTGAGCTGGCCCGCGAGATCGCACGCCGCGCCTTCGTCCTCGTACGGAACGAGGGCGGCGCGCTCCCGCTCGACGCGTCGAAGACCCGCAAGGTCGCGCTCATCGGCGCCGCCGCCCGTGACGCCCGCATCCTCGGCGGCGGCTCGGCCACCGTCTTCCCCGCCCGGGTGGTCTCCCCGCTCGACGGGCTGACGGCCGTGCTCCCCGACGGCGCTGTCAGCTACGCCCTTGGCGCCGACCCTAGCGGTCAACTGGCCACCGCAGGGCCGGGGTTCGCCCTGCGCGCGGTCTGCCGCGACAAGGCGGGCCGCACCATCGGCGTCGCGTCGGTGCCCGGCGGACGCATCCAGTGGGTGGGCAGCGACCTGCCCGAAGGAGTGACCCACGAGACGCTGCACACCATCGAGATCACGGGCACGTTCACGCCCAGGGAGAGCGGCGAGCACACCTTCGGCACCAGGGGGCTCGGCGGCTTCCGGCTCACCGTGGGCGAGCAGGTCCTCTTCGACGGGGACGAGCTGCCGGGCGACGAGGCCGATCCGTTCGCAGCGGTCTTCGGCGCACCCGTCGAGCGCGGCACCGCCACCCTCACCGCCGGCGAGTCGGTCGCGATCACCTTCGAGTACACCGTGTTCAAGAGCCCCGCAGCCCGGCTCCAGGCCATCGGCTTCTCCCTCATGCACCGTGCCCCGCAGCGCGACCCCGACGAACTGATCGCCGAGGCCGTGGCCGCCGCACGCGAGGCGGACACCGCCGTGGTGGTCGTCGCCACCACCGAGGAGGTCGAGTCCGAGGGCTTCGACCGCAAGGACCTCAGGCTCCCCGGCCGCCAGGACGACCTGGTGCACGCCGTGGCGGCCGTCAATCCGAACACGGTCGTGGTCGTCAACGCGGGCTCCCCGGTGGAACTGCCCTGGCGCGAGGACGTGACGGCGGTGCTGCTCAGCTGGTTCCCGGGCCAGGAGGGCGGCGCCGCACTCGCCGACGTACTCATCGGGGCGGCGGAGCCGGGCGGGCGCCTGCCCACCACCTGGCCGGTGGCCCTGGAGGACGCCCCGGTCCGCCGGGTCGAACCGGTCGGCGGTGAACTCCCCTACGAGGAGGGCGTGTTCATCGGCTACCGGGCCTGGGACCGGGCCGGTACGACGCCGGCGTACCCCTTCGGCCACGGTCTGGGCTACACGGAGTGGGGTTACGAGTCCCTGCAGGCGACCGCCACGACCGCCACCGTCCGTATCCGCAACACCGGCACCCGCACCGGGCGCGAAACGGTCCAGGTCTACGTCGCCCCGGCCGACCCCGGAACCGACCGGGCCGCCCGGCAGCTGGCCGGCTTCGCCACACTGGAAGCGGCGCCGGGGGAGACCGTGGAGGTGGCCGTCGCGCTCTCCTCCCGGGCCTTCGAGACCTGGGACGAGTCGGCCGACACCTGGGCGCGGCGCCCCGGAACGTACGAGATCCGCACCGGTCGCTCCCTCACGGACACCAGGCTGACCGCCACGGTCACCTGCTGA
- a CDS encoding acyl carrier protein, with product MAATQEEIVTGLAEIVNEIAGIPVEDVKLDKSFTDDLDVDSLSMVEVVVAAEERFDVKIPDDDVKNLKTVGDAADYISKHQA from the coding sequence ATGGCCGCCACCCAGGAAGAGATCGTCACCGGTCTCGCCGAGATCGTCAACGAGATCGCCGGTATCCCGGTCGAGGACGTCAAGCTGGACAAGTCCTTCACCGACGACCTGGACGTCGACTCGCTGTCCATGGTCGAGGTCGTCGTCGCCGCCGAAGAGCGCTTCGACGTCAAGATCCCGGACGACGACGTCAAGAACCTCAAGACCGTCGGCGACGCTGCCGATTACATCTCGAAGCACCAGGCCTGA
- the fabF gene encoding beta-ketoacyl-ACP synthase II, with protein sequence MSPTNRTVVVTGIGATTPLGGDSASTWDGLLAGRSGVKPLTGERFAELPVRIAAPVAVDPSEVLARPLARKLDRSAQFAVIAAREAWSDAGFTAKAGEDDAIHPERLGAVVASGIGGITTLLDQYDVLKEKGVRRVSPHTVPMLMPNGPSANVGLELGAQAGVHALVSACASGAEAVGYAAEMIRSGRADVVVAGGTEATIHPLPIAAFANMMAMSKNNDDPEGASRPYDKGRDGFVLGEGAGIVVLESAEHAAARGARVYCELVGQGLSSDAHHIAQPEPTGRGIAAALRHMLETTDLKPSEVVHVNAHATSTPQGDVAEIKALRQVLGDDLDHVAISATKSMTGHLLGGAGGIETVATVLALYHRTAPPTINVDELDEDVNADIVRDKPRTLPQGPISAVNNSFGFGGHNVMLAFRSV encoded by the coding sequence GTGAGCCCGACCAATCGCACCGTGGTCGTCACCGGTATCGGCGCAACCACACCGCTGGGTGGCGACAGCGCATCGACCTGGGACGGTCTGCTCGCAGGCCGTTCCGGCGTCAAGCCGCTCACCGGCGAGCGCTTCGCCGAGCTCCCGGTCCGCATCGCCGCCCCGGTGGCTGTCGACCCGAGCGAGGTCCTGGCGCGCCCCCTCGCCCGCAAGCTGGACCGCTCGGCCCAGTTCGCCGTGATCGCGGCCCGTGAAGCCTGGTCCGACGCGGGCTTCACCGCGAAGGCCGGCGAGGACGACGCCATACACCCCGAGCGCCTCGGTGCGGTCGTCGCCTCCGGTATCGGTGGCATCACCACCCTGCTCGACCAGTACGACGTGCTCAAGGAGAAGGGCGTACGCCGCGTCTCCCCGCACACCGTCCCCATGCTCATGCCGAACGGCCCGTCCGCCAACGTCGGGCTCGAACTCGGCGCGCAGGCGGGTGTTCACGCGCTGGTCAGCGCGTGCGCGTCCGGCGCCGAAGCGGTCGGCTACGCGGCCGAGATGATCCGCTCGGGCCGTGCCGACGTCGTCGTCGCCGGTGGTACCGAGGCGACCATCCACCCGCTGCCCATCGCGGCCTTCGCCAACATGATGGCGATGTCCAAGAACAACGACGACCCCGAGGGTGCCTCCCGCCCGTACGACAAGGGCCGCGACGGCTTCGTACTCGGCGAGGGCGCCGGCATCGTGGTCCTGGAGTCGGCCGAGCACGCCGCCGCGCGCGGCGCCAGGGTCTACTGCGAGCTCGTGGGCCAGGGCCTGTCCTCGGACGCCCACCACATCGCGCAGCCGGAGCCGACCGGTCGCGGTATCGCGGCGGCGCTGCGGCACATGCTGGAGACCACGGATCTGAAGCCCTCCGAGGTCGTGCATGTCAACGCGCACGCCACGTCGACCCCGCAGGGTGACGTCGCCGAGATCAAGGCGCTCCGCCAGGTGCTGGGCGACGACCTCGACCATGTCGCCATCTCCGCGACGAAGTCGATGACCGGGCATCTGCTCGGCGGCGCCGGCGGCATCGAGACCGTCGCCACGGTGCTCGCGCTGTACCACCGCACGGCTCCGCCGACCATCAACGTCGACGAGCTGGACGAGGACGTCAACGCGGACATCGTCCGGGACAAGCCGCGGACGCTGCCGCAGGGGCCGATCTCCGCGGTCAACAACTCGTTCGGGTTCGGCGGTCACAACGTGATGCTGGCGTTCCGCTCGGTCTGA
- a CDS encoding SGNH/GDSL hydrolase family protein, whose protein sequence is MQRKPESARSRRSRTAVAGLTAALVLPLGALAGCDSSNSGAKHAQGHRGASPAPAPAWDRSPRSVAAVGDSITRGFDACSVLSDCPKVSWATGSDTRVRSLVSRLGVKKGWNDARTGARMADVPAQIGAAAAHRPELVTIMAGANDACRDSVSHMTPVDEFRTSFATALKRLRTALPKSEVYVSSVPDLKRLWSQGRGNPLGKQIWKLGICASMLRDADAMDPAAVKRRDAVRDRVVAYNTVLRDVCATDTHCRYDGGAVFGFRFTGAQLSPWDWFHPGRDGQERLAEIAYRNVTAARPPA, encoded by the coding sequence GTGCAGAGGAAGCCGGAATCCGCCCGGAGCCGCCGCAGCCGCACCGCTGTCGCGGGGCTGACGGCGGCACTCGTCCTGCCGCTCGGCGCGCTGGCCGGTTGTGACTCTTCCAACAGTGGCGCGAAACATGCGCAGGGGCATCGCGGTGCGTCCCCCGCACCCGCCCCGGCCTGGGACAGGTCCCCCCGGTCGGTCGCCGCCGTGGGCGATTCCATCACCCGTGGCTTCGACGCCTGTTCGGTGCTCTCCGACTGTCCCAAGGTCTCCTGGGCGACCGGTTCCGACACCCGGGTGCGCAGTCTGGTCTCCCGGCTCGGGGTGAAGAAGGGGTGGAACGACGCCAGGACCGGGGCCCGGATGGCCGATGTGCCGGCCCAGATCGGGGCCGCGGCGGCGCACCGGCCCGAGCTGGTGACGATCATGGCAGGTGCCAATGACGCGTGCCGGGACTCGGTTTCGCACATGACACCGGTGGATGAATTCCGGACCTCGTTTGCGACGGCGCTGAAACGGTTGCGCACGGCGCTGCCCAAGAGCGAGGTCTATGTGTCGAGCGTGCCGGACCTGAAGCGGCTGTGGTCGCAGGGGCGCGGCAATCCGCTGGGCAAGCAGATCTGGAAGCTGGGGATCTGCGCCTCGATGCTGCGGGACGCCGACGCGATGGACCCGGCGGCCGTGAAGCGGCGCGACGCCGTGCGGGACCGGGTCGTCGCTTACAACACGGTCCTCAGGGACGTGTGCGCGACTGACACGCACTGCCGTTACGACGGCGGCGCGGTCTTCGGGTTCCGGTTCACCGGAGCGCAGCTGAGCCCCTGGGACTGGTTCCACCCCGGCAGGGACGGCCAGGAGCGGCTGGCTGAGATCGCGTACCGCAACGTCACGGCCGCGCGGCCCCCGGCGTAG